The following are from one region of the Nicotiana tabacum cultivar K326 chromosome 3, ASM71507v2, whole genome shotgun sequence genome:
- the LOC107831000 gene encoding uncharacterized protein LOC107831000: METSTELGKKYDKLILENLIASEQMTLYTVFEGVRRNIVCLEEGTCSCRKFQMDELSCPYAWAVLKNQQLKPGQYCSFYYKKDKLLRTYEFLVNPMPDESLWVIPTEVLEDVVLPPKGRRNAGRPRKERLKPASKKESKRAFSCSICGHYGHNRKTCRNRPK, encoded by the exons ATGGAGACATCTACAGAGCTTGGCAAAAAGTacgacaaactcattctggaaAATCTGATTGCATCGGAGCAAATGACG TTATATACTGTGTTTGAAGGGGTAAGGCGAAACATAGTGTGCCTTGAAGAGGGAACATGCAGTTGCAGAAAATTTCAAATGGATGAACTTTCATGTCCTTATGCTTGGGCGGTTTTGAAGAACCAACAGCTAAAACCTGGCCAGTATTGCTCTTTTTACTACAAGAAGGATAAACTCCTTagaacttatgaatttttagtgAATCCGATGCCAGATGAGAGTTTATGGGTAATCCCAACAGAGGTGCTGGAAGATGTGGTCCTACCACCTAAAGGGAGAAGGAATGCAGGAAGGCCAAGAAAGGAAAGACTCAAACCTGCTTCAAAGAAAGAGTCTAAGAGGGCGTTTTCATGTTCTATATGTGGACATTATGGTCACAATAGAAAAACATGTAGGAATCGACCAAAATAA